ATCAACGAAGACACGCTGGATATCGAAGGTTCCGTTGCGGCCATCCGTCGCCTCCACGAAATCGGCTGCGAAATTGTGCGCGTCACCGTGCCCAGCATGGCCCATGCCAAAGCCCTGGCGGAAATCAAAGAAAAGCTGGCCGCTACCTATCAGCCCGTCCCCATCGTGGCCGATGTTCACCACAACGGCATGAAAATTGCCCTCGAAGTCGCCAAGCACGTCGATAAAGTTCGCATCAACCCCGGTCTGTACGTCTTTGAAAAGCCCAAGGGCGATCGCACCGAATACACCCAAGACGAATTTGACGAAATCGGCGAAAAAATCCGCGAAACCCTAGAACCCCTCGTGGTGTCCCTCCGCGATCAGGGCAAAGCCATGCGGATTGGCGTCAACCATGGTTCCCTCGCCGAGCGAATGCTGTTCACCTACGGCGACACCCCCGAAGGCATGGTGGAATCGGCGCTGGAATTCATCCGCATCTGCGAATCCCTCAATTTCTACAACATCGTCATCTCCATGAAAGCATCCCGCGTGCCCGTGATGCTGGCCGCCTATCGCCTCATGGCCAAGCGCATGGACGAACTGGGCATGGCCTACCCCCTGCACCTAGGCGTGACCGAAGCAGGCGATGGCGAATACGGGCGGATCAAGTCCACCGCAGGGATTGCCACCCTCCTCGCCGAAGGCATTGGTGACACCATCCGCGTGTCCCTCACCGAAGCACCAGAGAAAGAAA
This sequence is a window from Synechococcales cyanobacterium T60_A2020_003. Protein-coding genes within it:
- the ispG gene encoding (E)-4-hydroxy-3-methylbut-2-enyl-diphosphate synthase — protein: MQTLPTPASTDSATPSAEFDTTIHRRKTRPVQVGSVTIGGGHPVVVQSMINEDTLDIEGSVAAIRRLHEIGCEIVRVTVPSMAHAKALAEIKEKLAATYQPVPIVADVHHNGMKIALEVAKHVDKVRINPGLYVFEKPKGDRTEYTQDEFDEIGEKIRETLEPLVVSLRDQGKAMRIGVNHGSLAERMLFTYGDTPEGMVESALEFIRICESLNFYNIVISMKASRVPVMLAAYRLMAKRMDELGMAYPLHLGVTEAGDGEYGRIKSTAGIATLLAEGIGDTIRVSLTEAPEKEIPVCYSILQALGLRKTMVEYVACPSCGRTLFNLEEVLHKVREATKHLTGLDIAVMGCIVNGPGEMADADYGYVGKQPGYISLYRGREEIKRVPEDQGVEELINLIKADGRWVDP